One part of the Micrococcus sp. 2A genome encodes these proteins:
- a CDS encoding enoyl-CoA hydratase/isomerase family protein translates to MTTAPTPSSSDDAPAVLIETRPGVVRLTLNRPAKGNALGLTMAREVLAAIAAAEADDSVHVLTLTGAGRIFCGGGDVQAMAASPAGPERRAMIQELGEAAGEVAVALTGSRLLVLAGVNGTAAGAGLGLMLGGDVVLVREDAQLVTAFSALGMTPDTGVSYWLPRVLGPVRATQLLLGGRRLNGAEAVAWGLATEAVAGDAFAARLAALEDELVAGPAHTYGPTKALARGADVEALRAHVRREAASIAAASEHPEAVRRVEAFAGR, encoded by the coding sequence ATGACCACCGCACCCACCCCTTCTTCCTCCGACGACGCCCCCGCCGTCCTCATCGAGACGCGTCCCGGCGTCGTGCGGCTGACGCTGAACCGGCCCGCGAAGGGCAACGCGCTCGGACTGACGATGGCGCGCGAGGTGCTCGCGGCGATCGCCGCGGCCGAGGCGGACGACTCCGTGCACGTGCTCACGCTGACCGGCGCCGGGCGGATCTTCTGCGGCGGCGGGGACGTCCAGGCCATGGCCGCCTCCCCCGCCGGGCCGGAGCGGCGCGCGATGATCCAGGAACTCGGCGAGGCGGCGGGCGAGGTCGCGGTGGCGCTGACGGGCTCTCGCCTGCTGGTGCTGGCCGGCGTCAATGGGACGGCCGCCGGGGCGGGGCTCGGGCTCATGCTGGGCGGCGACGTCGTGCTGGTGCGCGAGGACGCGCAGCTGGTGACGGCGTTCTCGGCGCTCGGGATGACGCCGGACACGGGCGTGTCCTACTGGCTGCCGCGGGTGCTCGGGCCGGTGCGCGCGACGCAGCTGCTGCTCGGCGGGCGGCGCCTGAACGGGGCCGAGGCCGTCGCGTGGGGCCTGGCGACCGAGGCGGTGGCCGGCGACGCGTTCGCGGCACGCCTGGCGGCGCTCGAGGACGAGCTGGTGGCCGGTCCGGCGCACACCTATGGGCCGACCAAGGCGCTGGCGCGCGGGGCCGACGTCGAGGCGCTGCGCGCACATGTGCGGCGGGAGGCCGCGTCGATCGCGGCGGCGTCCGAGCACCCGGAGGCCGTGCGGCGGGTGGAGGCGTTCGCGGGCCGGTGA
- a CDS encoding restriction endonuclease subunit S: protein MTALHGALAPNGGMKLAHVATVLNGGTPRADDVNWNGDVPFVTPPDLRGLDGDSIVETSRSLTELGASSGSTVAVSGLAVSCRAPIGYVGRLSRRSAFNQGCKAVVPSPAVDEKYLAYVLVAARPILEALGRGTTFMEISASDLGSLLVPATGREEQRRIADYLDRETATIDALIEKQQRLRSVLKERRQEVVRARLADVGPQVQLRHLVVRERPMTYGILQAGEHDDGGVPYIGPADISRVGGTPALQDLRRTTVEIAAQYQRSTLRPGDLVASIGPAYGHVMEISEELDGANLTQDTVRLALDPDRADRRYLMWVLRGAASRDFWNFEITGATFRRLNLGTLARTPVPLPSLNEQREIADHLDRATAKIDALIAKAERFIELAQERRAALITAAVTGQIEIPTED from the coding sequence GTGACAGCGTTGCATGGTGCCCTCGCGCCCAACGGTGGCATGAAACTGGCGCACGTTGCGACGGTGCTCAATGGCGGCACGCCGCGCGCCGACGACGTGAACTGGAACGGAGACGTGCCGTTCGTCACCCCTCCGGACCTTCGTGGACTCGACGGTGACTCGATCGTTGAGACGAGTCGGTCATTGACTGAGCTCGGTGCTTCCAGCGGATCGACCGTCGCAGTCTCCGGTCTCGCAGTGTCGTGTCGGGCACCGATCGGCTACGTGGGTCGTCTGAGTCGGCGGTCTGCGTTCAACCAGGGGTGCAAAGCCGTTGTGCCGTCTCCAGCGGTCGACGAGAAGTACCTGGCATACGTCCTTGTTGCTGCGAGGCCCATCTTAGAAGCGCTCGGACGAGGAACGACCTTCATGGAGATCAGTGCGAGCGATCTGGGATCACTGCTGGTTCCTGCTACAGGCCGGGAGGAGCAGCGACGAATCGCGGACTACCTCGACCGCGAGACCGCCACGATCGACGCCCTGATCGAAAAGCAGCAACGCCTCCGTTCGGTTCTCAAGGAACGTCGCCAAGAAGTAGTTCGTGCGCGCTTGGCGGACGTCGGTCCACAGGTCCAACTGCGCCACCTTGTGGTCCGTGAACGACCAATGACTTACGGCATTCTGCAGGCTGGCGAGCATGATGATGGTGGTGTGCCATACATCGGTCCTGCGGACATCTCGCGTGTCGGAGGGACGCCTGCACTGCAAGATTTGCGTCGTACGACAGTCGAAATCGCAGCGCAGTATCAGCGTTCGACTCTGCGCCCGGGTGACCTCGTGGCATCGATCGGTCCGGCCTATGGGCACGTGATGGAAATCAGTGAGGAACTGGACGGTGCCAATCTGACGCAGGACACCGTGCGGCTTGCCCTAGACCCTGATCGGGCGGACAGGCGCTATCTGATGTGGGTATTGCGGGGGGCCGCATCACGAGATTTCTGGAACTTCGAGATCACAGGCGCCACGTTCCGACGCTTGAACCTCGGCACTCTTGCCAGGACACCGGTGCCGCTCCCGTCATTGAACGAGCAACGAGAAATCGCCGACCACCTCGACCGCGCGACCGCGAAGATCGATGCACTCATCGCCAAGGCGGAGCGGTTCATCGAGCTCGCCCAGGAACGCCGTGCCGCGCTCATCACCGCCGCCGTCACCGGCCAGATCGAGATCCCCACGGAGGACTGA
- a CDS encoding class I SAM-dependent DNA methyltransferase has product MPAPTPVTSPQNLSNFVWGIADQLRGVFKPNQYGTLVLPLTILRRMEAVMAPHREFFAELAAKEHPDFVLANLVESRTGLTFYNLSPFTLDRILQEPDLLRTNLLAYVDGFSQNVADLFTYYEFDKTVAKLDEHDRLFLVLQQFASIDLSPDAVSNAEMGTLFEDLIRRFAAASNETAGEHFTPRDAVKLLVDLLTANDDDVLTGYPVRTVYDPTAGTGGMLSLLDERLRRMNPNAEVRLFGQELNDQSYAICKSELLGKGQDADGIARGDTLKNDAHLTERFDYVLSNPPYGGDWKVSRTAVEKEIAVGGATNRFPGGTPAISDGQMLFLQLVASKLRPVSEGGGRAGIVLNGSPLFTGGAGSGPSEIRRWLLESDLVDAIVALPTDMFYNTGIATYVWVLDNNKPADRRGKVQLIDARTFFTKLRRNVGSKNKELSTADRQRVLDIYRDFDAQSEDKAEFSKVLTPQDFGYREITVERPLQLRFEVDDATIAAALATKPADKLPDDGRSALETALASLRGRVWGHQPTFVLDLKKALKEHGVTAGAPLVKALTGAIGVHDPAAEVVTNTKGEPEPDTSLRDTELVPFGRDIHEYFEAEVAPHVPGAWIDESKTKIGYEIPFTRLFYTYVPPRPLAEIDAELKQLTAEIIELLQEVER; this is encoded by the coding sequence ATGCCCGCCCCTACCCCCGTCACCTCCCCGCAGAACCTCTCGAACTTCGTGTGGGGGATCGCGGATCAGCTGCGGGGCGTGTTCAAGCCGAACCAGTACGGCACGCTCGTCCTTCCGCTCACCATCCTCCGCCGCATGGAGGCGGTCATGGCCCCGCACCGGGAGTTCTTCGCGGAGCTGGCGGCCAAGGAGCATCCGGACTTCGTCCTCGCCAACCTGGTGGAGTCCCGCACGGGCCTGACGTTCTACAACCTCAGCCCCTTCACCCTGGACCGCATCCTGCAGGAGCCGGACCTGCTCCGCACGAACCTGCTGGCCTACGTGGACGGGTTCTCCCAGAACGTGGCGGACCTGTTCACCTATTACGAGTTCGACAAGACGGTCGCCAAACTGGACGAGCACGACCGCCTCTTCCTGGTCCTGCAGCAGTTCGCCTCCATCGACCTCTCCCCGGACGCCGTCTCTAACGCGGAGATGGGCACCCTCTTCGAGGACCTGATCCGCCGCTTCGCCGCCGCCTCCAACGAGACCGCCGGTGAGCACTTCACCCCGCGCGACGCGGTGAAGCTCCTCGTGGACCTGCTCACCGCCAACGACGACGACGTCCTCACCGGCTACCCGGTCCGCACCGTCTATGACCCCACGGCCGGCACCGGCGGCATGCTCTCCCTGTTGGACGAGCGCCTGCGCCGCATGAACCCGAACGCGGAGGTCCGCCTGTTCGGGCAGGAGCTCAACGACCAGTCCTATGCGATCTGCAAGTCCGAGCTGCTCGGCAAGGGCCAGGACGCGGATGGCATCGCCCGCGGGGACACCCTCAAGAACGACGCCCACCTGACCGAGCGCTTCGACTACGTCCTCTCCAACCCGCCCTACGGCGGCGACTGGAAGGTCTCCCGCACCGCGGTGGAGAAGGAGATCGCCGTCGGCGGCGCCACGAACCGCTTCCCGGGCGGCACCCCCGCCATCAGCGACGGGCAGATGCTGTTCCTCCAGCTCGTGGCCTCGAAGCTCCGCCCGGTCTCGGAGGGCGGAGGTCGGGCCGGCATCGTCCTCAACGGCTCCCCGCTGTTCACGGGTGGGGCGGGCTCGGGCCCGTCCGAGATCCGCCGCTGGCTGCTGGAATCGGACCTGGTGGATGCGATCGTCGCGCTGCCCACGGACATGTTCTACAACACCGGCATCGCCACCTACGTGTGGGTGCTGGACAACAACAAGCCGGCAGACCGCCGCGGCAAGGTGCAGCTGATCGACGCCCGCACGTTCTTCACCAAGCTGCGGCGCAACGTGGGCTCGAAGAACAAGGAGCTGTCCACGGCGGACCGCCAGCGCGTGCTGGACATCTACCGGGACTTCGACGCCCAGTCCGAGGACAAGGCCGAGTTCTCCAAGGTCCTCACCCCGCAGGATTTCGGCTACCGGGAGATCACCGTGGAGCGCCCGCTGCAGCTGCGCTTCGAGGTGGACGACGCCACCATCGCGGCGGCGCTCGCCACCAAGCCGGCGGACAAGCTTCCCGACGACGGCCGCTCGGCTCTCGAGACCGCCCTCGCCTCCCTGCGTGGCCGAGTCTGGGGCCACCAGCCCACCTTCGTGCTGGACCTGAAGAAGGCGCTGAAGGAGCACGGCGTGACCGCCGGCGCTCCACTGGTGAAGGCCCTGACCGGGGCGATTGGCGTGCACGACCCGGCAGCGGAGGTGGTGACGAACACGAAGGGCGAGCCGGAGCCGGACACCTCGCTGCGGGACACCGAACTGGTGCCCTTCGGCCGGGACATCCACGAGTACTTCGAGGCCGAGGTGGCCCCCCACGTGCCCGGCGCCTGGATCGACGAGTCCAAGACGAAGATCGGCTACGAGATCCCCTTCACCCGGCTCTTCTACACGTACGTGCCACCGCGCCCCCTCGCGGAGATCGACGCCGAGCTCAAGCAGCTCACGGCCGAGATCATCGAGCTGCTGCAGGAGGTCGAGCGGTGA
- a CDS encoding acyl-CoA dehydrogenase family protein, with protein sequence MRPTYDVTTPLDVDYLEAFAEATDEDREHWDRARAYGREVLERIDGHWDRAEYPLNLVARAGELDLLTDGLDVPGHAMMSPLAAGLVSMEISRADGSMAAAAAVQGGLVLRALVHCASEAQKERYLEPVASGRLPGGFALTEPLHGSDSVSLETSARPDGAGGWVLNGAKKWIGNGASGGITLVWARDTEDGQVKGFIVEQSTPGYEAEVITGKGALRAIHQAEISLTDVRVDDDARLPHVATFKDAARVLVATRVNVGWSALGHASSMFESALAYATQREQFGKPLGAHQMVQERLAQMLDEVTGMQARCAAVARLQEAGTLRDQQASLLKYSCTRGARRVAQIARDMLGGNGILLENQVIRHMTDVEALHTYEGTESVQALILGRDLTGMSAFA encoded by the coding sequence ATGCGGCCGACCTATGACGTGACCACCCCCCTGGACGTGGACTACCTGGAGGCCTTCGCAGAGGCCACGGACGAGGACCGCGAACACTGGGACCGGGCCCGCGCCTACGGCCGGGAGGTGCTCGAGCGGATCGACGGGCACTGGGACCGCGCGGAGTACCCGCTGAACCTCGTGGCGCGGGCCGGGGAGCTGGACCTGCTCACCGACGGCCTGGACGTGCCCGGGCACGCGATGATGTCCCCGCTGGCCGCCGGGCTGGTGTCGATGGAGATCTCCCGCGCGGACGGCTCCATGGCGGCAGCGGCCGCGGTGCAGGGCGGGCTCGTGCTGCGGGCCCTGGTGCACTGCGCCTCGGAGGCGCAGAAGGAGCGGTACCTCGAGCCGGTGGCCAGCGGTCGCCTGCCAGGAGGGTTCGCGCTCACCGAGCCGCTGCACGGCTCGGACTCCGTGTCCCTGGAGACCTCCGCCCGTCCCGACGGCGCGGGCGGCTGGGTGCTGAACGGCGCCAAGAAGTGGATCGGCAACGGCGCCTCCGGCGGCATCACGCTGGTGTGGGCGCGCGACACGGAGGACGGCCAGGTCAAGGGCTTCATCGTGGAGCAGTCCACGCCCGGGTACGAGGCCGAGGTCATCACCGGCAAGGGCGCCCTGCGGGCGATCCACCAGGCGGAGATCTCCCTGACGGACGTGCGGGTGGACGACGACGCACGCCTGCCCCACGTCGCCACGTTCAAGGACGCGGCCCGCGTGCTCGTGGCCACCCGCGTGAACGTGGGGTGGTCCGCGCTGGGCCACGCCTCCAGCATGTTCGAGTCCGCGCTGGCCTACGCGACGCAGCGGGAGCAGTTCGGGAAGCCGCTCGGCGCGCACCAGATGGTGCAGGAGCGGCTCGCGCAGATGCTGGACGAGGTCACGGGGATGCAGGCCCGCTGTGCGGCGGTCGCGCGGCTGCAGGAGGCCGGGACCCTGCGGGACCAGCAGGCGTCCCTGCTCAAGTACAGCTGCACGCGGGGCGCGCGCCGCGTGGCGCAGATCGCCCGGGACATGCTCGGCGGCAACGGCATCCTGCTGGAGAACCAGGTGATCCGCCACATGACGGACGTCGAGGCGCTGCACACCTATGAGGGAACGGAGTCCGTGCAGGCGTTGATCCTCGGCCGGGACCTGACCGGGATGAGCGCGTTCGCGTGA
- a CDS encoding AAA family ATPase gives MAKHPVAGLKAEAFGPFEAINVEFSRSLNVVLGDNSTGKSQLLKLLYAATRSLRENPGATKRELQPAIADKLVGTFRPDSLGRLSRRVQGTARSSVRLKLEGVGTPLEFSFSSRSRTEVELAKHPTEALEEDQPVFMPSHELLSLGADFVSLYDTYQTPFEETWRDTVQLLLLPALRGPRGRRANELLAPFSELLQGGTVSEGGGRLYLHQPGIGNLEAPLLAEGHRKLAMIVRLISSGALLESGYLFWDEPEANLNPSSQKAVAHALIHLARHGVQIFVATHSTFLLRELEMTLENERDIVPRFIGLQRSTDDGQPDAAARVTAASVAVMENLPFIAALEAEARQADDYLGM, from the coding sequence ATGGCGAAGCACCCGGTGGCGGGCCTGAAGGCTGAGGCCTTCGGTCCGTTCGAAGCGATCAATGTGGAATTCTCGCGCTCACTGAATGTTGTTCTGGGTGACAACTCCACCGGCAAATCCCAGCTGCTGAAGCTGCTCTATGCGGCCACACGCTCGCTTCGTGAGAACCCCGGTGCGACGAAGCGTGAGCTGCAGCCAGCCATCGCCGACAAGCTGGTGGGGACTTTTCGCCCGGATTCGCTGGGACGCTTGAGCCGCCGCGTTCAGGGGACTGCGCGAAGCAGTGTCCGACTGAAGCTTGAGGGTGTGGGGACACCTTTGGAATTCAGCTTCTCTTCGCGCTCACGCACCGAAGTCGAGCTCGCCAAGCACCCGACGGAGGCCCTCGAGGAGGACCAGCCCGTCTTCATGCCGTCCCACGAACTTCTGTCACTGGGAGCCGATTTCGTCTCCCTCTACGACACATATCAGACCCCCTTCGAAGAGACGTGGCGGGACACTGTACAGCTGCTGCTGTTGCCGGCGCTCCGTGGACCGCGCGGCCGCCGCGCCAACGAGCTCTTGGCTCCCTTCTCCGAGCTTCTCCAAGGAGGAACGGTCTCTGAGGGAGGCGGCCGCTTATATCTCCACCAACCTGGCATCGGAAATCTGGAAGCACCGCTGCTGGCCGAAGGCCACCGGAAGCTGGCGATGATCGTCCGGCTCATCTCCTCCGGGGCACTGTTGGAGAGTGGGTATCTGTTCTGGGACGAGCCCGAGGCCAACCTCAATCCGTCCTCTCAGAAGGCAGTGGCCCATGCCCTCATCCACCTGGCCCGGCATGGGGTGCAGATTTTCGTAGCCACTCACAGCACCTTCCTCCTGCGAGAACTGGAGATGACTCTGGAGAACGAGCGTGACATCGTTCCTCGTTTCATCGGGCTTCAGCGTTCGACTGACGACGGGCAGCCGGACGCAGCTGCCCGCGTCACGGCTGCTTCAGTCGCGGTGATGGAGAACCTGCCCTTCATCGCCGCGCTAGAGGCCGAGGCGCGCCAGGCGGATGACTACCTCGGGATGTGA
- a CDS encoding type I restriction endonuclease: MAIHNESELETYICEYLERHGWLYSANDAGYDRKNAIFPEDVHAWLSENQPEDYGRIVKADAPASAQQAQRDQITTRLIDVLNKPQDTGVGGTLNVLRKGFKVGTSATLRMAEPRPATNLNPAAVASYERMRLRVMRQVHFNPATNQSVDLVLFVNGLPVATIELKTDSTQSIGHAKKQYRERNPKATPLFGFGTRAVVHFAVSNREVWMTTKLAGKDTFFLPFNQGDDGHAGNPLNPNGGSSTAYLWERILQRDTWLEILQKFVFLKKETVEDEYGRSRRKSTLIFPRFHQWEAVTTMLAAVREEGAGKSYLIEHSAGSGKTNTIAWTAHRLLSTYGADEQRVFDSVIVVTDRTVLDDQLQEAVRQIERTSGTVVAVDRKNLGGEATSKSALVKQTLLQGNRIIVVTLQTFPAVLELLKGDSTLAGRTYAVIADEAHSSQTGSAAAKLKRVLTPDEQADLEDGGEADTESILAAEVAATGRPENISFFAFTATPKDKTLQMFGRPSGEYDEKGQEIPASFHRYTMQQAIEEEFILDVLKNFTNYDTAFKLALAGQQGEFRPEGDRAAVGKPTTEVDQTEASKKLMRWVKLHPTNIAQKVKIIVEHFRANVAGLLDGQAKAMVVTDSRAAAVRYKRQMDQYIQDMGYTDVGTLVAFSGEITDDDFGLEKVTERSMNPSVTGNLAKAFDGDGYQVMIVANKYQTGFDQPKLCALYVDKKLSGVLAVQTLSRLNRAAPGKDTTYVLDFVNSEDDIQAAFEPYYAGAKLETVTDPNLIHDLGTKLDAAGVYDWDEVDAFAEVWVAWKPGSGQEGLQAALEPVAYRFRKELAHARMNQDETRVNELVLTRKDMRSFVSLYDFLSQIYEFGDTEHYKRALFLRHLVQLVGDQPGGEELIDLSDVQLVSIRQKKTSSGDIGLTGGAALKGTTAVGGGQAREKQRGPLEEVIEKINEIFAGEGVDASPSQQEAWVSALVAPLMEDEKLLGQAGANSLEQFLASPNLERSAMGAVYANEDAFAKMTDIVGRGGDPSKMIVAAIGEYLYLTVRGGGVPEGAVGEVGPVDVGQSPAETAVDADASAAGNRPDAFVDETGGSEGVLVDETGGS; this comes from the coding sequence ATGGCCATCCACAACGAGAGCGAGCTCGAGACCTACATCTGCGAGTACCTGGAGAGGCACGGCTGGCTCTACTCGGCCAACGATGCCGGCTACGACCGCAAGAACGCGATCTTCCCCGAGGACGTCCACGCCTGGCTGTCCGAGAACCAGCCGGAGGACTACGGGCGCATCGTCAAGGCTGACGCCCCGGCCTCTGCCCAGCAGGCACAGCGGGACCAGATCACCACCCGCCTGATCGACGTGCTGAACAAGCCGCAGGACACCGGTGTCGGCGGCACTCTCAACGTGCTTCGCAAGGGCTTCAAGGTCGGCACCTCCGCCACCCTGCGCATGGCCGAGCCGCGGCCGGCCACGAACCTGAACCCGGCCGCCGTCGCCTCCTACGAACGCATGCGGCTGCGCGTGATGCGTCAGGTGCACTTCAACCCGGCCACCAACCAGTCCGTGGACCTGGTGCTCTTCGTCAACGGCCTGCCCGTGGCCACGATCGAACTGAAGACCGACTCCACCCAGTCCATCGGCCACGCGAAGAAGCAGTACCGCGAGCGCAACCCCAAAGCCACGCCGCTGTTCGGGTTCGGCACCCGCGCCGTGGTCCACTTCGCCGTCTCCAACCGCGAGGTCTGGATGACCACCAAGCTGGCCGGGAAGGACACCTTCTTCCTGCCCTTCAACCAGGGCGACGACGGCCACGCCGGCAACCCGCTCAACCCGAACGGGGGCTCCTCCACGGCCTACCTGTGGGAGCGGATTCTCCAGCGGGACACCTGGCTCGAGATCCTCCAGAAGTTCGTCTTCCTCAAGAAGGAGACCGTGGAGGACGAATACGGCCGCTCGCGCCGGAAGTCCACGCTGATCTTCCCGCGCTTCCACCAGTGGGAGGCCGTCACCACGATGCTCGCCGCCGTCCGCGAGGAGGGCGCCGGCAAGTCCTACCTGATCGAGCACTCCGCCGGCTCCGGCAAGACCAACACCATCGCCTGGACCGCCCACCGCCTGCTCTCCACCTACGGGGCGGACGAGCAGCGGGTGTTCGACTCGGTCATCGTGGTCACCGACCGCACCGTGCTGGACGACCAGCTTCAGGAGGCCGTCCGGCAGATCGAGCGGACCTCCGGCACCGTGGTGGCCGTGGACCGCAAGAACCTCGGGGGAGAGGCCACCAGCAAGTCCGCCCTGGTGAAGCAGACCCTGCTGCAGGGCAACCGGATCATCGTGGTGACGCTGCAGACCTTCCCCGCCGTGCTCGAACTCCTCAAGGGCGACTCGACGCTCGCGGGCCGCACCTACGCAGTGATCGCGGACGAGGCGCACTCCTCTCAGACCGGCTCCGCCGCAGCCAAGCTCAAGCGCGTGCTCACCCCGGACGAGCAGGCCGACCTCGAAGATGGGGGAGAGGCGGACACCGAGTCCATCCTCGCCGCCGAGGTCGCCGCCACCGGACGCCCGGAGAACATCAGCTTCTTCGCCTTCACCGCCACCCCGAAGGACAAGACCCTGCAGATGTTCGGCCGCCCCTCCGGCGAGTACGACGAGAAGGGCCAGGAGATCCCGGCCTCCTTCCATCGGTACACCATGCAGCAGGCCATCGAGGAGGAGTTCATCCTCGACGTGCTGAAGAACTTCACCAACTACGACACCGCCTTCAAGCTGGCCCTGGCCGGACAGCAGGGCGAGTTCCGTCCGGAAGGCGACCGGGCCGCCGTCGGGAAGCCGACCACCGAAGTGGACCAGACCGAGGCGAGCAAGAAGCTTATGCGGTGGGTCAAGCTGCACCCGACGAACATCGCCCAGAAGGTCAAGATCATCGTGGAGCACTTCCGCGCCAACGTGGCCGGACTGCTCGACGGGCAGGCCAAGGCCATGGTGGTCACCGACTCCCGCGCCGCCGCCGTCCGGTACAAGCGCCAGATGGACCAGTACATCCAGGACATGGGGTACACGGACGTGGGCACGTTGGTGGCCTTCTCCGGCGAGATCACCGACGACGACTTCGGGCTCGAGAAGGTCACCGAACGGTCCATGAACCCGTCCGTGACCGGCAACCTGGCGAAGGCGTTCGACGGGGACGGCTACCAAGTGATGATCGTGGCCAACAAGTACCAGACCGGCTTCGACCAGCCGAAGCTCTGCGCTCTGTACGTGGACAAGAAGCTCTCCGGCGTGCTCGCCGTGCAGACGCTGTCGCGCCTGAACCGCGCGGCGCCCGGCAAGGACACCACCTACGTGCTGGACTTCGTGAACTCCGAAGACGACATCCAGGCCGCCTTCGAGCCGTACTACGCCGGCGCGAAGCTGGAGACGGTGACGGACCCGAACCTGATCCATGACCTGGGGACGAAGCTCGACGCCGCGGGTGTGTACGACTGGGACGAGGTCGACGCGTTCGCCGAGGTGTGGGTCGCGTGGAAGCCGGGGAGCGGGCAGGAGGGCCTGCAGGCCGCGCTGGAGCCCGTGGCATACCGGTTCCGCAAGGAGCTGGCGCATGCGCGGATGAACCAGGACGAGACACGCGTGAACGAGCTCGTGCTGACGCGCAAGGACATGCGGTCCTTCGTCAGCCTCTACGACTTCCTCTCCCAGATTTACGAGTTCGGGGACACCGAGCACTACAAGCGGGCGCTGTTCCTGCGGCACCTGGTACAGCTCGTGGGCGATCAGCCCGGCGGTGAGGAGCTGATCGACCTGAGCGATGTGCAACTGGTGAGCATCCGGCAGAAGAAGACGTCCTCGGGGGACATCGGGCTGACCGGTGGGGCCGCGCTGAAGGGGACCACCGCCGTGGGAGGCGGGCAGGCGCGTGAGAAGCAGCGCGGGCCGTTGGAGGAAGTGATCGAGAAGATCAACGAGATCTTCGCCGGTGAAGGCGTGGATGCGTCCCCGTCCCAGCAGGAGGCGTGGGTCAGTGCCCTCGTGGCGCCGCTCATGGAGGACGAGAAGCTGCTGGGGCAGGCCGGAGCGAACTCGCTGGAGCAGTTCCTGGCGAGCCCGAACCTGGAACGGTCGGCGATGGGCGCCGTGTACGCGAACGAGGACGCCTTCGCGAAGATGACGGACATCGTGGGCAGGGGTGGGGACCCGTCGAAGATGATCGTCGCCGCGATCGGGGAGTACTTGTACCTGACGGTGCGGGGTGGAGGCGTTCCTGAGGGTGCGGTGGGCGAGGTCGGCCCGGTGGACGTGGGGCAGAGCCCTGCTGAGACGGCGGTCGACGCTGATGCCTCTGCCGCCGGGAACCGCCCTGACGCTTTCGTTGATGAAACGGGGGGCTCCGAAGGCGTTTTGGTTGATGAAACGGGGGGCTCCTGA
- a CDS encoding helix-turn-helix domain-containing protein, with protein MGEHVRATRRELNLAQQEMADLAGISDATVRQIERSTGQGTLSSLLAVLGVLGLDLEARR; from the coding sequence ATCGGTGAGCACGTCCGCGCCACACGCAGGGAGCTCAACCTGGCCCAACAGGAGATGGCAGACCTCGCCGGGATCTCCGACGCCACCGTCCGGCAGATCGAGCGCAGCACAGGCCAGGGCACGCTCTCGTCGCTGCTCGCCGTGCTCGGCGTCTTGGGCCTGGACCTCGAGGCCCGCAGGTGA
- a CDS encoding transporter substrate-binding domain-containing protein yields the protein MTFRPTRYRLTTAALGVALALTLTSCGTAQDAGSSSEPATATATDSALTRIKEAGTLRVCSTGDYPPFTEQTESGDWKGIDVDMARDLAETMGVEPEFVKTSWKTLMDDYTSGACDVAVGGISLNPERAEQVYFTVPTQEDGKTPITRCEDVEKYDTVEEINQPGVRSIFPEGGTNEKFAREHYPQGELLTHDNLTVFDALAAGEADVMTTDRSEVLYIDHEYPELCAANPDEPFDYFQKGYMLPQGDEVFKHYVDQWLATALKDGTYEGFAEPWVGDVELSLPQG from the coding sequence ATGACCTTCCGCCCTACCCGCTACCGACTCACGACGGCGGCCCTCGGCGTCGCCCTGGCGCTCACCCTCACCTCCTGCGGCACGGCGCAGGATGCGGGCAGCTCATCGGAACCTGCCACCGCCACCGCCACCGACTCCGCACTCACACGCATCAAGGAGGCCGGCACGTTGCGTGTCTGCTCCACCGGTGACTATCCGCCCTTCACCGAGCAGACCGAGAGCGGCGACTGGAAGGGCATCGATGTGGACATGGCCCGCGACCTGGCCGAGACCATGGGCGTGGAGCCGGAGTTCGTGAAGACCAGCTGGAAGACGCTCATGGACGACTACACGTCGGGGGCGTGCGACGTCGCCGTCGGGGGCATTTCCCTGAACCCGGAGCGCGCCGAGCAGGTGTACTTCACCGTGCCGACGCAGGAGGACGGCAAGACGCCGATCACCCGCTGCGAGGACGTCGAGAAGTACGACACCGTGGAGGAGATCAACCAGCCGGGGGTGCGGTCGATCTTCCCCGAGGGCGGCACCAACGAGAAGTTCGCCCGGGAGCACTACCCGCAGGGCGAGTTGCTGACGCACGACAACCTCACGGTGTTCGACGCGCTCGCGGCCGGCGAGGCGGACGTGATGACCACGGACCGCTCCGAGGTGCTCTATATCGACCACGAGTACCCCGAGCTGTGCGCCGCGAACCCGGACGAGCCCTTCGACTACTTCCAGAAGGGGTACATGCTTCCGCAGGGGGACGAGGTGTTCAAGCACTACGTGGACCAGTGGCTGGCCACCGCGCTGAAGGACGGGACGTACGAAGGATTCGCGGAGCCGTGGGTCGGGGACGTGGAGCTGAGTCTGCCGCAGGGGTGA